One region of Archocentrus centrarchus isolate MPI-CPG fArcCen1 chromosome 6, fArcCen1, whole genome shotgun sequence genomic DNA includes:
- the LOC115781194 gene encoding uncharacterized protein LOC115781194 produces MVSNTKRAPTGSLRVCVPAALVWMERPYVHPHHAPPPTVTIQPGLLAPVVQCVTAALTTSMCIVAARGLHSLTIPVTSALVRMALFSVRHNFVPHLTAGAHTPHLENAAPDARASKLGLSIGLPRRHTRQEDTNMERRTPAWSFINFLDGLTKPSRRANAAVDRVALVVSKLRGGCLGVYINKSWCQNALEFSTDCSLYMELMTADPSTCHKS; encoded by the exons ATGGTGTCGAATACGAAGAGGGCTCCAACTGGCAGCCTGAGGGTCTGTGTTCCAGCTGCACTTGTGTGGATGGAGAGACCTTATGTACACCCACACCATGCCCCCCCACCAACTGTCACCATCCAACCAGGATTactg GCTCCTGTTGTTCAGTGTGTGACAGCTGCACTTACAACCAGCATGTGTATAGTAGCGGCCAGAGGTTTACACTCCCTGACCATCCCTGTTACATCTGCACTTGTCAG GATGGCACTGTTCAGTGTGAGACACAACTTTGTCCCCCACTTAACTGCAGGGGCTCACACACCCCACCTGGAGAATGCTGCCCCAGATGCCCGGGCATCTAAACTCGGACT ATCAATAGGTTTGCCACGCAGGCACACAAGACAGGAGGATACCAACATGGAGAGAAGGACACCAGCATGGAGTTTCATAAACTTTCTAGATGGTCTCACAAAACCATCTAGAAGGGCGAATGCTGCAGTGGACAGAGTAGCCTTGGTGGTCAGTAAATTAAGGGGAGGATGCTTGGGTGTGTACATTAACAAATCCTGGTGCCAAAATGCTCTGGAATTTTCCACTGATTGTTCCCTGTACATGGAGCTAATGACAGCCGACCCTTCTACATGCCACAAGAGCTAA